In the genome of Desulfovulcanus ferrireducens, one region contains:
- the rpsB gene encoding 30S ribosomal protein S2 translates to MAYVTMKQMLETGVHFGHQTRRWNPKMRPYIFGARKGIHIIDLQQTVKLYQKAHDFVVDQVAQGKQVIFVGTKRQAREVVKAEAERCGMFYVTNRWLGGTLTNFKTIRRSIERLKQLEAMFEDGSVSRFLKKEVVRMEREVKKLNNALGGIKNMEDLPGVAFIIDPKKEEIAVKECRKLGIPIVAIVDTNCDPDLIDFVIPGNDDAIRAIKLFSSSIADACLEGLARREDREEEQQVQEEAAEENTAEEQEEDKNGN, encoded by the coding sequence ATGGCATACGTAACCATGAAACAGATGTTAGAGACTGGTGTCCACTTCGGCCACCAGACCAGGCGCTGGAACCCCAAAATGCGTCCTTATATTTTTGGGGCCAGAAAAGGTATTCACATTATTGATCTGCAACAAACCGTCAAATTATATCAAAAAGCCCACGATTTTGTTGTGGACCAAGTAGCTCAGGGCAAGCAGGTCATCTTTGTAGGCACCAAGCGTCAAGCCAGAGAAGTTGTCAAGGCAGAGGCAGAACGATGCGGTATGTTCTATGTAACTAACCGCTGGCTTGGTGGTACATTGACCAACTTCAAGACCATTCGTCGTAGTATTGAACGCTTAAAACAACTAGAGGCAATGTTCGAAGACGGCAGCGTCAGTCGCTTTCTAAAAAAAGAAGTGGTCAGAATGGAAAGAGAGGTCAAAAAGCTAAACAATGCTCTGGGTGGAATCAAAAACATGGAAGACCTGCCTGGAGTAGCGTTTATTATTGATCCCAAAAAAGAAGAAATAGCAGTCAAAGAATGCCGCAAACTGGGCATACCTATTGTGGCTATTGTAGACACTAACTGTGATCCTGACCTCATAGATTTTGTCATTCCAGGAAATGACGATGCTATCCGGGCTATCAAGCTCTTTTCAAGTAGTATTGCTGATGCATGTTTAGAAGGTTTGGCCAGACGCGAAGATAGAGAAGAAGAACAGCAGGTACAGGAAGAAGCCGCAGAAGAAAACACTGCTGAAGAACAGGAGGAAGATAAAAATGGCAATTAG
- a CDS encoding inositol-3-phosphate synthase, whose amino-acid sequence MPKIKIAIVGLGNCASSLIQGIYYYQDKSPEDAIGLMHWNIGGYKPSDIEVVAAFDIDKRKVGLDVSEAIFAPPNCTTIFHKNIPQTGVKVQMGKVLDGFSEHMRDYEEKYTFVLSSAPEPSKEEVISILKQSKAEILLNYLPVGSEEATRFYAQCALDAGLAFINNMPVFIVSDPEWAQKFTQKNIPIIGDDIKAQLGATITHRTLTDLFRKRGVKLERTYQLNTGGNTDFLNMLNRHRLLSKKKSKTEAVQSVAAQRLDPENIHIGPSDYVAWQKDNKVCYLRMEGKLFGDVPMNLELRLSVEDSPNSAGVAIDAIRCCKLALDRGQGGPLYGPSAYFMKHPPKQFPDDVAYEMVEEFIQMDL is encoded by the coding sequence ATGCCGAAAATAAAAATTGCCATTGTTGGTCTTGGAAATTGTGCCAGTTCTCTGATCCAGGGTATTTACTATTATCAAGACAAATCTCCTGAAGATGCCATCGGGCTTATGCATTGGAATATTGGCGGGTATAAGCCTAGTGATATCGAAGTCGTGGCCGCCTTTGACATTGATAAACGCAAAGTCGGGCTCGATGTCTCAGAAGCCATTTTTGCTCCACCCAATTGTACGACCATATTCCATAAAAATATCCCCCAAACAGGAGTCAAGGTACAGATGGGCAAAGTCTTAGACGGCTTTTCTGAGCATATGCGCGACTATGAAGAAAAATATACCTTTGTACTAAGCTCTGCTCCTGAACCAAGCAAGGAGGAAGTTATTTCCATTTTAAAACAAAGCAAGGCTGAAATCTTGCTTAATTATCTTCCGGTTGGCTCGGAAGAGGCCACTAGATTCTATGCCCAATGCGCTTTGGATGCGGGACTGGCCTTTATCAACAATATGCCCGTGTTTATAGTCAGTGACCCGGAGTGGGCACAAAAGTTCACACAGAAAAATATCCCCATTATTGGTGATGACATCAAGGCTCAACTAGGAGCAACCATTACCCACAGAACCTTGACTGATCTTTTTCGCAAGCGCGGAGTCAAGTTAGAACGGACATACCAGTTAAATACCGGAGGCAACACAGACTTTTTGAACATGCTCAACCGGCACCGCCTGCTTTCCAAAAAAAAATCCAAAACCGAGGCAGTGCAATCAGTGGCTGCTCAACGCCTGGATCCGGAAAATATCCATATTGGACCCAGTGATTACGTGGCCTGGCAAAAGGACAACAAGGTCTGCTACCTGCGTATGGAAGGCAAACTCTTTGGAGACGTGCCTATGAATCTGGAATTGCGTTTGAGTGTTGAAGATTCTCCCAACTCGGCTGGAGTAGCCATTGATGCCATCAGGTGTTGCAAACTGGCCCTGGATCGTGGCCAGGGCGGACCTCTTTATGGCCCCAGCGCTTATTTTATGAAACACCCTCCCAAACAATTTCCAGATGACGTAGCCTATGAAATGGTAGAAGAGTTTATTCAAATGGATTTATGA
- the frr gene encoding ribosome recycling factor produces the protein MQDVLDNCKKRMKKAIQSLEKEFSKLRTGRASITLLEDLKVDYYGTLTPLNQLASISTPDSRTLAIQPWDRNAFGEIEKAIMKSDLGLNPVNDGKIIRINIPPLTEERRKELVKVAKKYAEDAKIAIRNVRRDANETLKKMKNDKELTEDEMHRGQEEVQKITDSFVQKVEEVFNKKEKEIMEI, from the coding sequence ATGCAGGACGTACTTGATAACTGCAAAAAAAGAATGAAAAAGGCGATCCAAAGTCTGGAAAAAGAATTTAGCAAGCTAAGAACTGGACGGGCCTCCATCACGCTTCTGGAAGACTTAAAGGTTGACTACTATGGCACTTTGACACCTCTCAATCAATTGGCATCCATCTCTACTCCGGACAGCCGCACATTGGCCATCCAACCATGGGATCGCAATGCATTTGGTGAGATTGAAAAAGCCATCATGAAATCTGATCTGGGCCTTAACCCGGTCAATGACGGCAAAATCATTCGCATTAACATCCCCCCGTTGACCGAAGAAAGACGAAAAGAACTGGTTAAAGTAGCCAAAAAATATGCTGAAGATGCCAAAATTGCCATTCGCAATGTCCGACGCGATGCCAATGAGACTTTAAAAAAAATGAAGAATGACAAAGAGCTTACAGAAGATGAAATGCACCGCGGTCAAGAGGAGGTCCAGAAAATTACCGACTCTTTCGTGCAAAAAGTGGAAGAAGTCTTCAATAAAAAA
- the pyrH gene encoding UMP kinase, with protein sequence MKYKRVLIKLSGEALAGDQGFGIDPETISSISQELVEVANTGVQLAIVIGGGNIFRGVSASSKGMDRASADYMGMLATVMNALAIQDALEKLGVTTRVMTAITMREVAEPYIRRRAIRHLEKGRIVICAAGTGNPYFTTDTAAALRAMELKADAILKATKVNGVYDKDPVKHPDAKMFDRLTYIDVLQKRLKVMDSTAISLCMDNNMPIVVFNLFETGNIKRIVSGEQVGTIVQGG encoded by the coding sequence ATGAAATATAAACGCGTACTAATCAAATTAAGTGGTGAAGCTCTTGCCGGAGACCAAGGTTTTGGCATCGATCCGGAAACCATCTCCTCCATCAGTCAAGAGTTAGTTGAAGTAGCCAACACGGGCGTTCAATTAGCCATTGTCATTGGCGGTGGTAATATTTTCCGGGGGGTTTCTGCTTCCTCTAAAGGGATGGATCGCGCTTCTGCCGATTATATGGGAATGCTGGCTACGGTCATGAATGCTCTGGCTATTCAGGATGCCCTGGAAAAACTGGGGGTGACTACCAGAGTAATGACAGCTATTACCATGCGCGAAGTGGCTGAACCTTATATCAGGCGCAGAGCAATTCGACATCTGGAAAAAGGACGGATAGTTATCTGTGCTGCTGGCACTGGCAACCCCTATTTTACCACAGATACGGCTGCAGCCTTAAGGGCAATGGAGCTAAAAGCAGATGCCATTTTAAAGGCTACCAAAGTAAACGGTGTTTATGATAAGGATCCGGTCAAACACCCCGATGCCAAAATGTTTGACCGCTTAACTTATATAGATGTATTACAAAAAAGACTGAAGGTTATGGACTCTACGGCCATTTCTCTTTGTATGGACAATAACATGCCCATAGTTGTCTTTAATCTCTTTGAAACTGGCAATATAAAACGGATAGTTTCAGGAGAACAAGTAGGAACTATCGTCCAAGGAGGATAA
- the hflX gene encoding GTPase HflX yields the protein MTRLYNRRFPLTNVYTLEQARELALISHDIGRQIGLIIDRKGNVVMVIVGTSSGILIPQLDKARHGSGRLSGLRLLHTHLNLSPISEEDLMDMVFLRLDSVSLLTLTPDGEPEKFQWAHILPPNEKNKLYQVYEPVPWSRVNINLAAQTKSLEEELARLGASISASDSEAGENRALLISVSTSPKEAQEKSLQELAELVRTAGLDVAGTVIQRVVKINPKFILGKGKLAELEVMALQQNASILVFDLELSPTQLRNLANITERKVIDRTQLILDIFAQHASTRAGKLQVEMAQLKYTLPRLIKQNRALSRLTGGIGGRGPGETKLELDRRKIRDRIARIKKELQKLRKHRQSTRMRRYQADIPVIALVGYTNAGKSTLLNTLTHSQVVAENKLFATLDPTSRRLRFPRDREVILTDTVGFIRHLPEDLKQAFMATLEELSLADILVQVADASHPEVEEQVRAVDNILEDLDLRDKPRILALNKWDLVHDEQKVMLANTFPQAIPICALQRDTLTGLVNAILDFLDL from the coding sequence TTGACCAGACTGTATAACAGGCGTTTTCCACTCACAAATGTTTACACGCTTGAACAGGCCAGGGAGTTGGCCTTAATCAGCCACGATATAGGGCGGCAAATCGGCCTGATCATTGACCGCAAAGGCAATGTGGTCATGGTCATCGTAGGCACAAGCAGCGGAATTTTGATTCCCCAATTGGACAAGGCAAGGCATGGCAGCGGCCGGTTAAGCGGCTTGAGGCTGTTGCACACCCACTTGAATCTTTCCCCTATTTCTGAAGAAGACCTCATGGACATGGTCTTTTTGCGCCTGGACTCGGTTTCCCTGTTGACTCTTACCCCTGATGGGGAGCCGGAAAAATTTCAGTGGGCCCATATTTTGCCGCCCAATGAAAAAAATAAGCTCTATCAGGTTTACGAACCAGTACCCTGGAGTAGGGTAAACATCAATCTCGCCGCCCAGACCAAATCACTGGAAGAAGAACTTGCCCGGCTGGGAGCAAGTATTAGCGCTAGCGACTCCGAAGCCGGAGAAAACAGGGCCTTACTTATAAGCGTCAGCACATCGCCAAAGGAGGCACAGGAAAAATCATTGCAGGAACTAGCTGAACTCGTCCGTACAGCCGGGCTGGACGTGGCAGGAACAGTTATTCAACGCGTTGTAAAAATAAATCCTAAATTTATTCTAGGTAAGGGCAAGCTGGCAGAATTGGAGGTAATGGCCCTGCAGCAAAACGCATCTATTTTGGTCTTTGATCTGGAGCTGAGCCCAACTCAACTCAGGAACCTAGCCAATATTACAGAGCGCAAAGTTATTGATCGTACCCAGCTTATCCTGGACATATTCGCCCAACACGCTAGCACAAGAGCAGGAAAACTCCAGGTCGAAATGGCCCAGCTGAAGTATACTCTACCCAGACTCATTAAACAAAACCGGGCACTTAGCAGATTGACAGGTGGTATAGGAGGTAGAGGGCCAGGAGAAACCAAACTGGAACTTGACCGCAGAAAGATCAGGGACAGGATCGCCCGAATAAAAAAAGAACTCCAAAAATTGCGCAAGCACCGCCAAAGCACACGTATGCGAAGGTATCAGGCGGATATACCCGTCATTGCCCTGGTCGGCTATACCAATGCCGGCAAATCAACTCTTTTAAACACCCTTACCCACAGTCAGGTTGTAGCTGAAAACAAACTCTTTGCCACCCTGGACCCCACTAGCCGCAGACTTCGCTTCCCCAGAGACAGGGAAGTCATTTTAACGGACACTGTTGGTTTTATCCGCCATTTACCAGAAGATTTGAAACAGGCTTTTATGGCCACGCTAGAAGAGCTCAGCCTGGCTGATATCCTGGTCCAGGTCGCTGATGCCAGCCACCCAGAGGTGGAAGAACAAGTTAGAGCTGTGGATAATATTTTAGAAGATTTGGACTTAAGAGACAAACCAAGGATTTTAGCATTGAATAAATGGGACCTGGTTCATGATGAACAAAAAGTTATGTTGGCAAACACCTTCCCCCAAGCCATACCTATCTGCGCCCTGCAAAGAGATACTCTGACGGGCCTCGTTAATGCCATTCTGGATTTTCTGGATTTATAA
- the plsY gene encoding glycerol-3-phosphate 1-O-acyltransferase PlsY, with protein sequence MVSIFWLALTYLIGAMPFGLLIAQVFCRVDPRKLGSKNTGATNVARTCGLKYGVLTLALDILKGYLPVITATSFSNSTFFLSLTALAAVLGHMYSVFLYGKGGKGVATTIGVFAALVPQALLLSLLVCLAVIFLTGYVSLGSIALVSFLPLVLIVTGQFKLLPLSLTVMVFIFWKHRENIERLVKGEENRIKG encoded by the coding sequence ATGGTCAGTATATTCTGGTTAGCCTTGACCTATCTTATAGGTGCAATGCCTTTTGGTCTTTTGATTGCCCAGGTTTTCTGTCGTGTCGACCCGCGAAAACTTGGCAGCAAAAATACAGGGGCTACCAACGTAGCCAGAACCTGCGGACTAAAATATGGAGTACTGACTCTGGCTCTGGACATACTCAAAGGTTATCTTCCGGTGATTACGGCCACTAGCTTTAGCAATTCTACATTTTTTCTTTCATTAACAGCCCTGGCAGCGGTACTTGGCCACATGTACTCTGTTTTTCTTTATGGAAAAGGTGGTAAAGGCGTGGCCACCACTATTGGCGTTTTCGCAGCCTTGGTTCCGCAAGCATTGTTATTGTCCCTTCTCGTATGTCTGGCTGTAATTTTTTTGACGGGTTATGTTTCTTTGGGTTCAATAGCCCTGGTATCTTTTTTGCCTTTGGTGCTTATTGTTACGGGGCAATTCAAACTTTTGCCTTTAAGTCTTACTGTCATGGTTTTTATCTTCTGGAAGCATAGGGAAAATATCGAGCGTCTGGTAAAAGGGGAGGAAAATAGGATAAAAGGCTAA
- the tsf gene encoding translation elongation factor Ts, whose translation MAISAQMVKALREKTGAGMMDCKKALEACAGDEEKAIAWLREKGLAKAQKKAGRATSEGWIGSYIHSNGKIGVLVELKCETDFVARNEKFLNLAKDLAMQIAATNPVCVSPEELPEDLIAKEKEIYLNQAKEEGKPEHIAEKIVEGRLKKYYKEVCLLEQPFIKDDSKTIKDLINEAIAVLGENIQIGRFSRLALGTE comes from the coding sequence ATGGCAATTAGCGCACAAATGGTTAAAGCCCTGCGGGAAAAAACAGGTGCAGGGATGATGGATTGTAAAAAAGCTCTGGAAGCTTGTGCAGGGGATGAAGAAAAAGCTATTGCATGGCTCAGGGAAAAAGGCCTGGCTAAAGCTCAAAAAAAGGCTGGGCGAGCCACTTCTGAAGGCTGGATCGGATCTTATATTCACTCAAATGGCAAAATAGGTGTCCTTGTCGAACTCAAATGCGAAACTGACTTTGTGGCCAGAAATGAAAAGTTTTTGAATCTGGCCAAAGATCTGGCCATGCAGATTGCCGCCACCAATCCTGTTTGTGTCAGCCCTGAAGAACTCCCTGAAGATCTTATTGCCAAAGAGAAGGAAATCTACCTCAATCAGGCCAAGGAAGAAGGTAAACCTGAACATATTGCAGAAAAAATCGTCGAGGGTCGCTTGAAAAAATATTACAAAGAGGTTTGCCTCTTGGAACAGCCATTTATCAAGGATGACTCCAAGACCATCAAGGACTTAATAAACGAAGCCATTGCAGTACTTGGCGAAAACATACAGATAGGGCGTTTTAGCCGCCTGGCACTTGGAACAGAATAA
- a CDS encoding IMP cyclohydrolase, with the protein MQFLPIKRALLSVTDKSGLVELARFLAQNQVEIVSTGGTKRLLEENGIPVVSVSDVTNFPEILGGRVKTLHPHIHAGVLADKDNPEHLKTLEELNIKPFDLICVNLYNFAQAVEKSLDLKSAIEQIDIGGPTLLRAGAKNFHSLCVLPNPTFYPRFMTELKENGQISLGFRQEMAAYTFSMISDYDRMIANYLKVDG; encoded by the coding sequence ATGCAATTTTTGCCCATTAAGCGTGCTTTACTGAGTGTTACGGATAAGTCCGGTTTGGTCGAGCTAGCCCGGTTCTTGGCTCAAAACCAGGTAGAGATCGTTTCCACCGGCGGAACCAAAAGACTGCTGGAAGAAAACGGAATCCCGGTTGTTTCCGTGAGTGATGTGACTAACTTTCCGGAAATTCTAGGCGGTCGGGTCAAAACTCTGCATCCGCATATTCATGCAGGCGTCCTGGCTGATAAAGACAATCCTGAACATCTAAAGACTCTTGAAGAGTTAAATATAAAACCCTTTGATTTAATTTGCGTCAATCTATATAATTTTGCACAGGCCGTAGAAAAAAGCCTGGATTTAAAGTCAGCCATTGAGCAGATCGACATTGGCGGCCCTACACTGCTTCGCGCCGGGGCCAAAAACTTCCACTCCCTTTGCGTCTTGCCTAATCCGACATTTTATCCGAGATTTATGACCGAGTTAAAAGAAAACGGTCAGATCAGCCTCGGTTTTCGCCAGGAAATGGCGGCCTATACATTTTCTATGATTTCTGATTATGATCGGATGATTGCCAATTATTTAAAGGTGGATGGGTAG